One region of Brassica napus cultivar Da-Ae chromosome A10, Da-Ae, whole genome shotgun sequence genomic DNA includes:
- the LOC125578976 gene encoding uncharacterized protein LOC125578976, which produces MSKEAAIRTGESSPLLLFRQVSPGPGDSTMQFRLLHFWDARKNVKGGPGIILGIELLLIDAEGTVAQGFIGQNRRNQYEKELKRGMIYTLTNYYASNNKVMYHVADQRLVICISHASELRKVEEDIEAILTERFRIHSFADFEANCDLRGDLHDVVGHLKLVDGNPLHQRPVLCIKDDSASRKILVHLQLKDGPVINVYLWDEAAENFRVKFDACADTPTVLLVTTVNPKRLGGKLCLSSMSSSRVFFDEEVDPTKEYLAWLATNPSVTSLVNPVEVVKAETLTIGEIAAFIKRQPAQIAYFDCIATIDDVKLGTEWYYIACKDCQTKLNRGPTTLLCPKCGNENATAIANYRVELSVYDNDEQCTFIILGDAGKDLTGRKATELIDAYVQENGGDEAEIEVPLPQCFIDAIGQTKKFRIKVAHYNFTSSRLSLTATKIVSAAELPPKNPPLKTLPGTEVENTELGESSGGGASAIEEEKKAKRTKRSG; this is translated from the exons ATGTCGAAAGAGGCCGCAATCCGCACCGGCGAATCTTCTCCTCTCCTCCTCTTCCGACAAGTTTCACCGGGACCCGGAGATTCCACCATGCAGTTTCGGCTTCTTCATTTCTGGGATGCTCGCAAGAATGTCAAAGGAGGACCAGGGATCATTCTTGGGATCGAGCTCCTTCTGATCGACGCAGAG GGTACTGTGGCTCAGGGGTTCATTGGTCAGAACCGTCGCAACCAATACGAGAAAGAGCTTAAGCGTGGGATGATCTACACACTGACAAACTACTATGCATCGAACAACAAGGTGATGTACCATGTTGCTGACCAGAGGCTGGTAATTTGCATCTCACATGCCTCTGAGCTGAGGAAGGTGGAAGAAGACATTGAAGCCATTTTGACAGAGCGCTTCAGAATCCATTCCTTTGCAGATTTTGAAGCAAACTGCGATCTCAGAGGAGATCTTCACG ATGTTGTCGGCCACCTTAAGCTGGTTGATGGGAATCCTCTCCATCAGCGTCCGGTTTTGTGCATCAAGGATGACTCAGCTTCTCGGAAAATCTTGGTTCATTTGCAACTTAAAGA TGGTCCAGTGATTAACGTCTACCTATGGGACGAGGCAGCGGAGAATTTCCGCGTCAAGTTTGACGCATGTGCAGACACTCCAACGGTTCTTTTGGTGACAACAGTCAATCCTAAGAGACTCGGTG GGAAGTTATGCTTAAGTTCAATGTCTTCATCAAGAGTGTTCTTCGATGAAGAGGTTGACCCCACCAAAGAATACTTGGCCTG GCTGGCCACGAACCCTTCTGTGACTTCTTTGGTGAACCCTGTTGAGGTGGTCAAAGCTGAGACTCTCACAATAGGTGAGATTGCCGCCTTCATCAAGCGTCAGCCTGCTCAG ATTGCCTACTTTGACTGCATTGCCACAATTGATGATGTCAAGCTTGGCACTGAGTGGTATTACATTGCTTGCAAGGATTGCCAGACCAAGTTAAACCGTGGGCCTACAACGTTGCTTTGCCCAAAATGCGGGAATGAAAATGCTACTGCAATAGCCAA CTATCGTGTGGAGCTGTCTGTCTATGATAATGATGAGCAGTGCACGTTCATCATCCTCGGAGATGCTGGGAAAGATCTCACAGGCAGGAAAGCAACAGAGTTGATCGATGCTTATGTTCAG GAAAATGGTGGAGATGAGGCTGAGATTGAAGTTCCACTGCCACAGTGTTTCATTGATGCAATAGGCCAGACAAAGAAATTCAGGATCAAGGTGGCTCACTACAACTTCACTTCCAGCAGGCTGTCCTTAACCGCCACCAAGATAGTCTCAGCAGCAGAGTTACCACCAAAGAACCCCCCACTCAAGACGCTGCCAGGAACTGAAGTGGAGAACACAGAGTTGGGTGAGAGTAGTGGTGGTGGCGCTTCAGCtattgaagaggagaagaaggcaaAACGTACCAAGCGTAGTGGCTAG
- the LOC106431123 gene encoding phytosulfokine receptor 2, whose protein sequence is MMIILLLVLFFVGSSLSQPTLPCHPSDLSALREFAGALKNRSVTESWFKDSSCCQWDGVFCQGSDVPGRVTNLVLSGKGLEGVMSGSLGELSELRSLDLSHNHLKGELPAEISKLQHLEVLDLSHNLLSGPVSEALSGLKLVKSLNISSNSLTGNLTFVGVFPGLVMLNVSNNLFQGEIYPELCSLSSEIQVLDLSMNRLVGSVDGLYSCSKSVELSVSGNYLSGELRERLSNLTALKSFLISENRFSGLIPDVFSNLTQLEHLDVSSNKFSGEFPSSLSQCSKLKVLDLRNNSLSGSIGLNFTGLSDLCVLDLASNHFSGHLPDSLGRCPKIKILSLAKNEFTGKIPDTFKNLKSLLFLSLSNNTFVDLSEAMNVLQHCRNLSTLILSKNFMHEEVPRDVTGLNNLAILALGNCGLRGQIPRWLLSCKKLQVLDLSWNRFHGTIPLWIGQMESLFYIDFSNNTLTGEIPLALTELKSLVHLNCTGSLISIPLYVKRNKSSRGLPYNQVSRFPPSIYLNNNRLNGSILPEMGRLKELHMLDLSRNNFTGTIPDTISGLDNLELLDLSYNHLRGSIPPSFQSLTFLSRFSVAYNRLSGAIPPGGQFYSFPHSSFEGNLGLCRAIDSPCDVTMSNNILTQKGSSRSHHHNGGSSVVVLAISLAVGITLLLSVILLRLSRKEGDDRVNDADEEVPKAPLSSKIVLFHSCGCKDLTVADLLKSTNGFSQANIIGCGGFGLVYKANLPDGSKAAVKKLSGDCGQMEREFQAEVEALSRAEHENLVSLQGYCKHGDDRLLIYSFMENGSLDYWLHERVDGSTTLRWDVRLKIARGAARGLAYLHKDCEPNVIHRDVKSSNILLDEKFEAHLADFGLARLLRPYDTHVTTDLVGTLGYIPPEYSQALIATCRGDVYSFGVVLLELVTGCRPVEVCKGKGCRDLVSRVFRMKDEKREAELIDATMREDVEEKEVLEMLEIACKCIDHDPRRRPFIEDVVAWLEDFPNQ, encoded by the coding sequence ATGATGATCATTCTCCTGCTGGTGCTCTTCTTTGTTGGTTCATCTCTGAGCCAACCTACGCTGCCTTGTCATCCCAGCGACTTATCTGCGCTCCGGGAGTTCGCAGGAGCGTTGAAGAACAGGTCTGTCACTGAATCTTGGTTCAAAGATTCGAGTTGCTGTCAATGGGACGGTGTGTTTTGTCAAGGGAGTGATGTTCCTGGTCGAGTTACAAACCTGGTTCTGTCTGGAAAAGGTTTGGAAGGTGTGATGTCCGGTTCTTTAGGCGAGTTGAGTGAGCTGAGATCACTTGATCTCTCTCACAACCACCTCAAAGGCGAATTGCCAGCAGAGATTTCAAAGTTGCAGCACCTTGAAGTTCTTGACTTGAGCCATAATCTGTTATCAGGGCCAGTCTCTGAAGCACTTTCCGGTTTAAAGCTAGTTAAGTCACTGAACATCTCCAGCAATTCGCTAACCGGGAATCTAACCTTTGTTGGAGTGTTTCCCGGTCTTGTGATGCTTAACGTAAGCAACAATCTGTTCCAAGGTGAGATTTATCCTGAGCTATGCAGCTTGTCTAGTGAGATTCAGGTTCTTGATTTGTCGATGAATCGTTTGGTGGGGAGTGTTGATGGATTGTACAGCTGCAGCAAATCTGTTGAGCTGTCAGTCTCCGGAAACTACTTATCAGGAGAGTTAAGGGAGAGGTTGAGTAATCTCACTGCTCTCAAGTCTTTCTTGATATCCGAGAACCGGTTCTCTGGTTTAATCCCAGATGTGTTTAGTAATCTCACTCAGCTTGAGCACCTCGACGTAAGCTCCAACAAGTTCTCTGGAGAGTTTCCATCAAGCTTATCTCAATGCTCCAAACTCAAGGTGCTTGATCTTCGGAACAACTCTTTATCCGGTTCTATCGGTCTTAACTTCACTGGTTTGTCTGATCTTTGCGTTCTTGATCTCGCTAGTAATCACTTCTCTGGACATCTTCCTGATTCTCTCGGCCGTTGCCCCAAGATCAAGATCCTGAGTTTGGCGAAAAACGAGTTCACAGGCAAGATCCCCGACACGTTCAAGAACCTGAAGTCTCTCCTCTTCCTGTCCTTATCTAACAACACCTTTGTGGATCTGTCAGAGGCCATGAACGTGCTGCAACATTGCAGAAACCTCTCGACGCTGATCCTCTCAAAGAACTTCATGCACGAGGAAGTACCGAGAGACGTCACAGGTTTGAACAACCTCGCGATTCTAGCTCTCGGAAACTGCGGTCTTAGAGGTCAGATTCCGAGGTGGCTGCTGAGTTGCAAGAAGCTTCAGGTTCTTGATCTCTCTTGGAACCGCTTCCACGGAACCATCCCTCTTTGGATCGGTCAGATGGAGAGTCTCTTCTACATAGACTTCTCTAACAACACTTTAACCGGAGAGATCCCTCTAGCCTTAACCGAGCTTAAGAGCTTGGTTCATTTAAACTGTACCGGCTCTCTTATAAGTATCCCTTTGTACGTTAAGCGGAACAAGAGCTCGAGAGGTCTTCCCTATAACCAAGTCTCAAGATTCCCTCCCTCTATCTACTTAAACAACAACCGTCTCAACGGTTCGATCTTGCCTGAGATGGGACGATTGAAAGAGCTTCACATGCTGGACTTGAGCAGGAACAACTTCACCGGGACCATACCTGACACCATCTCTGGTCTTGACAACCTGGAGCTTCTTGATTTGTCTTACAATCACCTCCGCGGTTCGATTCCTCCCTCTTTCCAGAGCCTCACTTTCTTGTCGAGGTTCAGCGTTGCGTACAACCGTCTCTCCGGGGCCATACCTCCGGGTGGTCAGTTCTACAGCTTCCCTCACTCGAGCTTCGAAGGAAACTTGGGACTATGTCGAGCCATTGACTCTCCTTGCGATGTCACGATGAGTAATAACATCTTGACGCAGAAAGGCTCTTCTCGTAGTCATCATCACAACGGTGGAAGCAGCGTTGTTGTACTTGCAATAAGTCTCGCTGTGGGGATCACTCTGCTTCTCTCTGTTATCCTACTAAGACTCTCGAGAAAAGAGGGTGATGATCGAGTCAACGACGCTGATGAGGAAGTTCCTAAAGCTCCCTTATCATCAAAGATTGTCCTCTTCCACAGCTGCGGATGCAAAGATCTGACTGTAGCGGATCTGCTGAAGTCTACAAACGGTTTCAGTCAAGCCAACATCATAGGATGCGGCGGGTTTGGTCTAGTCTACAAAGCCAATCTACCTGACGGCTCAAAAGCAGCGGTCAAGAAGCTTTCCGGCGACTGCGGGCAGATGGAACGTGAGTTCCAAGCCGAAGTTGAAGCATTGTCGCGTGCCGAACACGAGAATCTCGTCTCTCTTCAAGGCTACTGCAAGCACGGGGACGATAGGCTGCTCATCTACTCGTTTATGGAGAACGGAAGCTTGGATTATTGGCTGCACGAGCGTGTCGATGGGAGTACGACTCTCAGATGGGACGTGAGGTTGAAGATAGCTCGAGGAGCGGCGCGTGGGCTTGCTTACTTGCATAAAGACTGTGAACCTAACGTCATCCACAGGGACGTGAAGTCGTCTAACATTTTATTAGACGAGAAGTTCGAAGCTCATCTTGCGGATTTTGGGTTAGCGAGGCTGCTTAGGCCGTACGATACTCACGTGACGACTGATTTGGTGGGGACGTTGGGGTATATTCCTCCGGAGTATAGCCAGGCTTTGATAGCCACGTGTAGAGGAGATGTTTACAGTTTCGGTGTGGTGCTTTTGGAGCTTGTTACGGGTTGTAGACCGGTGGAGGTTTGTAAAGGGAAAGGTTGCAGAGACTTGGTGTCTCGGGTGTTTCGGATGAAGGATGAGAAGCGTGAAGCTGAGCTTATTGATGCAACGATGCGTGAGGATGTGGAGGAGAAGGAGGTTTTGGAGATGTTGGAGATTGCGTGCAAATGCATTGATCATGACCCTAGAAGGAGGCCGTTCATTGAAGACGTCGTTGCTTGGCTTGAAGATTTTCCAAATCAATAA
- the LOC106431088 gene encoding LOW QUALITY PROTEIN: uncharacterized protein LOC106431088 (The sequence of the model RefSeq protein was modified relative to this genomic sequence to represent the inferred CDS: inserted 4 bases in 3 codons) translates to MRQPPPVLEKLLQCKQFRETIRVYNALLAFTSIGANIDYSVVFGRGPFTFRIQGQTYHRIGSLIPKPGLPPKYLQLYIFDTANEVKNRLEALGQTTSEGKATEATLKVLIEMVDTNNCLAKVFRRVRDRYEANSEEDFTISLISDKGKGKQYDLPQSSEVVGLIVGEMSDTICERDIVVKFQSTNLTEIRDDHPLYMSLQYPLLFPYGEYGFNTEIPLHLEEGSSRTRKFVSIRQFYASQIQTRLKEGMTLIKSGRLLHQYVVDVYSSIEEDRLRWHRLNQDVLRAELYSNVCDAVGKGDTDARTVGKRFILPPSFTGGPRYLIEKYHDAMAICRQFGNPDLFITMTANPNWKEIKDHLAAYGGDSPNDRPDIECRVFKMKLDQLLDDFKKGTFFAPYTAALHRIEFQKRGLPHAHILLWFGDHSRTPSPEEIDKIISAELPDKQKDPEAYELVAKHMIHGPCGLDRPRSPCMENHVCAKKFPRPFTESTSIDKSGYIIYRRRKNENANVLKDGILLDNASVIPYNIEILKKYAAHINVEWCNRTSAIKYLFKYITKGVDRATVLVEKGPDPPPSENGSDPQTSEKGKEKVKKARNEIKEYQDCRYLSACESMWRTFAYSIHKRQPSVMKLVVHLEGEHNITIKDTDNLGRVIQKPGIEKTMFTEWMVLCRTSAFARTLTYVQIPEFFTWNNSSKVWSERKRGTSIGRVVTVHPASGDRYYLRILINKVKGPRSYTELRTFNGVTYPDFKSTCCARGLLANDAEWHESMAELNTWGTPSQLREMFVTLLIYCHVANPKELWDKCWKTLSEDILYKKRKEFKHPQLEIDDAKLEQYTLLELEKALRNQEHTLTDFPGMPTPDPLLLKELGNTLWQQELQYNVAEEKSRHDTQYTLLNREQLDVYQAIIESTQEDYGKLFFVYGAGGTGKTFLYQTIISRLRSEKKIVLPVASSGIAALLLPGGRTAHSRFNIPIDLKATSTCHITPGTMLAELIEKAALIIWDEAPMTHRHAFEALDRSLRDILSLHDPKAKTLPFGGKTVLLGGDFRQILPVIPQGTRAEIVSASISHSYLWGSCHKFTLQKNMRLSEDEKEFSNYVLRVGDGNPLPTEVNEFDEDEEDQLISIDRTLVEEVSSDPHKQILEATYGRTDQWKGTKQDYTERAILTPRNETVDEINEYMISEADGVSKEYLSSDSFGVIDTDSANNETLYPVEYLNSLSFPGLPAHKLTLKVGAPFMLLRNLNQKKGLCNGTRLIVTYLGERVIRGEIVTGSHIGHKVDLPRIILSESVTKHPFTLERRQFPIRLCYAMTINKSQGQSLKGVVLYLPKPVFTHGQLYVGLSRVTTKRKVASDKCHKWVFKEPSESEPNLANYWQSSFDAIPPEWPDQFESGIQTIAVIQAGHGLLQLGSCKIIQEDLHFALRMRQMVESIGYQSGLYLXLFNGTAATPSSSSVPNQQLQSQGFNWGSHSPLLPSSSFQNQLPASTRYDFLQESNXLPPVEEQEDDIKWPNGLSLFNALTGRAEEASRHQEQNQMNIENQNELLSLESHXLPARKDSSASTTTSLHQQPLEFRNNSGSNAGMCPDVLEMI, encoded by the exons ATGAGACAACCTCCACCCGTGTTAGAAAAGCTACTGCAATGTAAACAATTTCGCGAGACCATCCGAGTCTACAATGCCCTCCTAGCTTTTACATCTATTGGGGCGAATATAGATTACAGTGTTGTTTTCGGGAGGGGGCCATTTACATTCCGTATTCAAGGGCAAACCTACCACCGTATCGGATCACTCATTCCTAAGCCAGGTTTACCACCCAAGTACCTGCAGCTCTATATTTTTGATACGGCAAACGAAGTAAAGAATCGGCTGGAAGCTTTGGGCCAAACAACCTCTGAAGGAAAAGCAACCGAAGCAACATTAAAAGTCCTAATTGAAATGGTGGATACCAACAACTGCCTGGCAAAAGTTTTTAGGAGGGTTCGAGATCGGTACGAGGCAAACTCTGAAGAAGATTTTACAATCAGTCTCATATCTGATAAAGGGAAAGGCAAACAATATGACTTACCCCAATCATCTGAGGTTGTTGGACTAATTGTCGGCGAAATGTCAGACACTATATGTGAGAGAGATATAGTCGTCAAGTTTCAGTCAACTAATTTGACAGAGATACGAGATGATCATCCACTCTACATGAGCCTCCAATACCCACTTCTGTTTCCTTATGGTGAGTATGGTTTCAATACCGAAATTCCGTTGCATTTAGAGGAAGGAAGCTCGAGGACAAGAAAATTTGTCAGTATACGGCAATTTTATGCCTCCCAAATACAAACTCGGTTAAAAGAAGGAATGACACTCATTAAGTCTGGGCGCCTCCTCCACCAATATGTTGTCGATGTATATTCTTCAATCGAGGAAGATCGTCTTCGATGGCATAGGCTCAATCAAGACGTTCTAAGGGCTGAATTATACAGTAATGTTTGTGATGCAGTCGGAAAAGGTGACACCGATGCAAGGACGGTTGGTAAGAGGTTTATCCTACCACCGAGTTTTACTGGTGGGCCCCGTTATCTGATTGAGAAATATCATGATGCAATGGCGATATGCAGACAGTTTGGGAATCCAGATTTATTCATCACAATGACGGCAAACCCAAATTGGAAAGAGATCAAAGACCATCTAGCAGCTTACGGTGGTGATAGCCCGAATGACAGACCAGATATTGAGTGTCGAGTTTTCAAAATGAAACTAGACCAGCTGCTAGATGATTTTAAGAAGGGTACATTCTTCGCCCCATACACAGCAG CTCTTCATAGGATTGAGTTCCAAAAAAGAGGTCTTCCCCACGCACATATTTTGTTGTGGTTTGGAGACCACTCTAGGACACCCAGCCCTGAAGAAATCGACAAGATTATTTCGGCCGAGCTTCCGGACAAGCAGAAAGACCCCGAAGCCTATGAATTGGTTGCAAAGCACATGATCCATGGGCCATGTGGACTCGATAGACCTCGATCACCATGTATGGAGAATCATGTATGTGCGAAGAAATTTCCCCGCCCATTTACCGAGTCTACATCAATTGATAAGTCTGGGTACATAATATATCGTCGCCGGAAGAACGAAAATGCGAATGTTTTAAAGGACGGAATTCTTCTAGACAATGCTTCTGTCATCCCTTATAACATAGAAATCCTGAAGAAGTATGCAGCTCATATAAACGTTGAATGGTGCAATCGGACATCCGCTATCAAATACCTTTTCAAATACATCACAAAAGGAGTCGACAGGGCGACAGTTCTGGTTGAGAAAGGCCCCGACCCACCGCCATCCGAGAATGGAAGCGACCCCCAGACATCCGAGAAAGGCAAGGAAAAGGTCAAGAAAGCAAGGAATGAGATAAAAGAGTATCAGGACTGTCGATACTTATCCGCTTGCGAATCCATGTGGAGGACTTTCGCTTATTCTATACATAAACGCCAACCATCCGTCATGAAGTTGGTTGTCCATCTGGAAGGTGAACATAATATCACTATCAAAGATACGGATAACCTAGGCAGAGTTATACAGAAGCCAGGCATCGAAAAGACTATGTTCACCGAGTGGATGGTTCTATGCAGAACATCTGCGTTCGCCCGCACCTTAACGTATGTCCAGATTCCTGAGTTCTTCACATGGAACAATAGCTCAAAAGTCTGGTCAGAGCGAAAGAGAGGAACTTCAATTGGTCGGGTTGTTACTGTACATCCCGCTTCAGGGGATCGATACTATTTGAGGATACTGATAAACAAAGTGAAGGGCCCGAGAAGTTACACTGAGCTTAGAACCTTCAACGGTGTCACATATCCCGATTTCAAAAGCACCTGCTGCGCACGAGGTCTTCTCGCTAACGATGCTGAATGGCACGAAAGTATGGCCGAACTCAACACATGGGGTACACCTTCTCAGCTAAGAGAAATGTTTGTCACGTTACTTATCTACTGTCATGTTGCTAACCCTAAGGAATTGTGGGATAAGTGCTGGAAAACCCTGAGTGAGGACATCCTCTACAAGAAACGTAAGGAATTCAAACACCCACAGCTAGAAATAGATGATGCTAAGCTCGAGCAGTATACATTACTTGAACTCGAGAAGGCTTTGCGGAACCAAGAACACACCCTTACTGATTTTCCAGGAATGCCTACTCCTGATCCTCTCCTACTTAAAGAGCTAGGTAATACTTTGTGGCAGCAAGAGCTACAGTATAATGTCGCCGAGGAGAAGAGTAGACATGACACCCAGTACACGTTGCTCAACCGTGAACAATTGGACGTCTATCAGGCTATTATCGAGTCGACTCAAGAAGACTACGGGAAGCTATTTTTTGTCTACGGGGCTGGAGGCACAGGCAAAACATTTTTATACCAGACAATCATTTCGAGACTACGGTCAGAGAAAAAGATAGTCCTTCCCGTTGCTTCATCTGGAATAGCAGCCCTACTACTACCAGGCGGCAGGACTGCCCACTCCCGTTTCAATATCCCAATCGATCTAAAGGCCACATCCACCTGCCACATTACACCTGGAACTATGCTCGCAGAGTTAATAGAAAAGGCAGCTCTAATCATATGGGATGAGGCACCTATGACACACAGGCATGCTTTCGAAGCCCTCGATAGGTCCTTAAGAGACATTCTTTCTTTACATGATCCCAAAGCCAAAACTCTCCCATTCGGCGGAAAAACTGTTCTCCTAGGAGGTGATTTCAGACAGATCTTACCAGTCATCCCACAAGGCACCAGAGCTGAAATTGTCTCTGCCTCCATAAGTCATTCATATCTATGGGGATCATGCCATAAATTCACCCTCCAGAAGAATATGCGCCTCAGCGAAGATGAGAAAGAATTCTCCAACTACGTCCTAAGAGTTGGCGATGGGAACCCCCTACCTACTGAGGTCAATGAatttgatgaagatgaagaagatcagCTCATTTCTATTGACCGAACATTGGTCGAGGAGGTCAGCTCAGATCCTCACAAACAAATTCTAGAAGCTACTTACGGGCGAACTGACCAGTGGAAAGGAACCAAGCAAGACTATACAGAAAGGGCTATCCTCACACCAAGGAACGAAACGGTGGATGAGATCAATGAATACATGATATCTGAAGCTGACGGTGTTTCAAAGGAATATCTCAGTTCCGATAGCTTCGGTGTAATAGACACCGACTCTGCGAACAACGAGACATTGTACCCGGTAGAGTATTTAAACTCACTGAGCTTTCCAGGCCTGCCTGCACATAAGCTTACATTGAAAGTGGGTGCCCCTTTCATGCTCCTAAGGAATTTAAATCAGAAGAAGGGGTTATGCAACGGAACACGTCTGATTGTCACTTACCTAGGTGAGCGTGTTATTAGAGGTGAAATAGTTACAGGCTCCCATATTGGACATAAAGTGGACCTTCCAAGAATCATACTATCGGAATCAGTAACTAAACATCCGTTCACTCTAGAAAGGCGGCAATTTCCGATCAGGCTATGTTACGCAATGACAATTAACAAAAGTCAGGGTCAGAGTTTGAAAGGTGTCGTGCTGTATTTGCCCAAACCCGTTTTCACCCATGGGCAGCTCTATGTTGGTCTTTCCCGAGTTACTACCAA ACGTAAAGTTGCTTCTGATAAATGTCACAAATGGGTATTCAAAGAACCATCTGAATCTGAACCCAATCTTGCTAATTACTGGCAGAGTTCTTTTGATGCT ATTCCTCCAGAATGGCCCGACCAATTTGAATCAGGCATCCAG ACAATTGCTGTGATTCAAGCAGGACATGGTCTGTTACAGCTAGGTTCTTGCAAGAtt ATTCAAGAAGATCTTCATTTTGCGCTGAGGATGAGGCAAATGGTTGAATCAATCGGTTATCAATCAGGTTTATACC TTCTCTTCAACGGAACCGCTGCTactccatcttcttcctcagTTCCAAACCAGCAGCTTCAATCCCAAGGTTTTAACTGGGGATCACATTCTCCGTTGTTGCCTTCCTCTAGCTTCCAAAACCAACTACCTGCATCAACAAGATATGATTTCCTTCAAGAAAGCAA GCTTCCTCCAGTGGAAGAACAAGAAGACGACATCAAATGGCCCAATGGTTTATCTTTGTTCAATGCATTGACTGGCCGTGCAGAGGAAGCTAGTAGGCACCAGGAGCAGAACCAAATGAATATCGAAAACCAGAACGAGTTGTTGAGCCTTGAAAGTC CATTACCAGCAAGAAAGGACTCTTCGGCATCAACGACAACCTCGCTCCATCAGCAACCACTAGAGTTCAGGAACAACTCCGGAAGCAATGCAGGAATGTGCCCTGACGTTCTTGAGATGATTTGA